A genomic window from Desulfobulbaceae bacterium includes:
- a CDS encoding acyl carrier protein, whose product MNRAEIQAKILQIFEELFEFENPGLEDNLRDDHGFDSIDAIELLGEIEKILGYTLSRAEKEKAMEIRTINDILDYVEAIVADRKK is encoded by the coding sequence ATGAATAGAGCTGAAATACAGGCTAAAATATTACAGATTTTCGAAGAGTTATTTGAGTTTGAAAATCCTGGGTTAGAAGACAACCTCCGAGACGACCATGGCTTTGACAGTATTGATGCCATTGAATTATTGGGCGAAATCGAAAAAATACTTGGTTACACTCTCTCCAGAGCAGAGAAAGAAAAAGCCATGGAGATCAGAACTATCAACGATATTTTAGATTATGTCGAAGCTATAGTCGCTGATCGAAAAAAATAA
- a CDS encoding acyloxyacyl hydrolase, translating to MGDSKWNAMGGYSFTHTNLGQTEVWVESIYLAGSYERVLSEEFGPSWLKGYHSVRCEVPVHYIFAPDSGVMTGINFIGLWSFTDLHTGYNPYLLAGGGPVYIDADIPGMSKDVNGTYMFGVGAEFDAGLSRNLKIEYRFSHVSNGGQREPNVPLNSSNLMVGFSF from the coding sequence ATGGGTGATTCAAAATGGAACGCCATGGGCGGCTATAGTTTCACCCACACCAACTTAGGCCAAACGGAGGTTTGGGTTGAGTCTATTTATCTGGCGGGCAGTTACGAAAGGGTGTTGTCTGAGGAGTTTGGCCCTTCATGGTTGAAGGGGTATCATTCCGTCAGATGTGAAGTGCCGGTTCATTATATTTTTGCCCCTGATAGCGGTGTAATGACTGGTATTAATTTTATAGGACTCTGGTCTTTTACAGACCTGCATACCGGCTACAATCCATATTTGCTGGCTGGAGGAGGTCCCGTTTACATCGATGCAGATATTCCGGGCATGTCCAAAGATGTTAATGGCACATATATGTTTGGAGTAGGGGCTGAATTTGATGCCGGCTTGTCACGTAACCTCAAGATCGAATATCGCTTCAGCCATGTTTCAAATGGCGGACAGAGAGAGCCCAATGTTCCATTGAATTCAAGTAATCTTATGGTTGGTTTTTCTTTTTAG